A window of the Bacillota bacterium genome harbors these coding sequences:
- a CDS encoding diguanylate cyclase — MKRYSDLILVCSIIILLNPSQPAGATPEALQGFLDLSTVNFAQEPSLPLAGEWEFYWERLLDPAQFVTMPQPTGFISLPRAWNGYPLGEGKLPGEGYATFRLQVTLPEHTEPLALYVPYMGTAYTMWINGRLVAKNGVVGEQREDMVPEYAPVVVTPLPVNDTMEIVVQVSNFHHRRGGMWQPLILGEASTILRQKEQRQLRIMFLLGGVVLASVFHLGLYMFTRFQRHTLYFAIFSLIMAGRTLFLDDILIKSLWPGLSWEWQLKLEYLAMYLAVPVFASFTQSISCRISPPQVTKTFWLVTGFFTVITLVTPAIVYTKVLPFFQAVIFAAILYFAYTIICVFKTTEGRFPYELLTTFVSSWLVAAAVVSDILFHYSLIKTLNICSLHLTVLLVMELALFVLHTSHTSKLALIDPLTETYNRNMLNQELERILATCERSGKPCSVAILDIDGFKQFNDTFGHIYADRFLHKLAQFLRTSIRRSDLVVRFGGDEFVILLPATSVYQAVRALRRLKHTMDEDFLVDTPLLSVSIGISTFPEPARTKEELLEQADRALYRAKQEKNNIVHFEEGPVT, encoded by the coding sequence ATGAAACGCTACTCTGATCTAATTCTAGTCTGTTCGATCATCATCCTTTTGAACCCGTCCCAACCAGCAGGTGCCACTCCCGAAGCCTTGCAAGGTTTTCTAGACCTTTCTACGGTGAATTTTGCCCAAGAACCTTCGCTGCCCTTGGCGGGGGAATGGGAGTTCTATTGGGAACGACTGCTGGACCCCGCTCAGTTCGTCACCATGCCTCAGCCTACAGGTTTCATCTCCTTGCCCCGCGCCTGGAACGGATATCCCCTAGGGGAAGGGAAGCTTCCGGGGGAAGGATATGCCACTTTCCGACTTCAGGTCACGTTACCCGAGCATACTGAACCCCTAGCCCTGTATGTTCCCTACATGGGTACTGCTTATACCATGTGGATCAACGGTAGATTAGTAGCGAAAAACGGGGTAGTGGGTGAGCAACGTGAGGACATGGTGCCGGAGTACGCACCCGTGGTGGTCACACCTTTACCCGTAAATGACACCATGGAGATCGTGGTGCAGGTGTCCAACTTCCACCACCGCCGCGGTGGTATGTGGCAACCCCTCATCCTCGGTGAGGCGTCGACCATTCTCAGACAGAAAGAGCAAAGACAACTTCGTATCATGTTCCTGTTGGGCGGTGTCGTCCTTGCCAGTGTCTTTCACTTGGGACTATACATGTTCACCCGGTTTCAACGCCATACTCTATACTTTGCCATCTTTAGCCTGATCATGGCGGGTCGCACCCTGTTTCTCGACGACATTCTGATCAAATCCCTGTGGCCCGGTTTGTCTTGGGAGTGGCAGTTGAAACTGGAATACTTAGCCATGTATTTAGCCGTGCCGGTCTTTGCCAGTTTCACCCAGTCCATTTCCTGTCGGATCAGTCCACCGCAGGTCACCAAGACCTTCTGGTTGGTAACTGGTTTTTTCACCGTTATTACCCTGGTCACTCCGGCAATAGTCTACACCAAGGTTTTACCTTTCTTCCAAGCGGTCATTTTTGCAGCCATCTTGTACTTTGCCTATACCATCATCTGCGTATTCAAAACAACAGAAGGACGCTTTCCGTACGAGCTTTTGACTACTTTCGTCAGCTCCTGGCTAGTCGCCGCGGCAGTCGTCTCGGATATCCTGTTTCATTACAGTCTTATCAAGACCCTTAATATCTGTTCATTACATCTTACGGTGCTCCTAGTGATGGAATTGGCGCTCTTTGTCCTACACACCAGCCATACCAGCAAGCTTGCGTTGATCGATCCTTTAACGGAGACCTACAACCGCAATATGCTTAACCAGGAACTTGAACGGATTCTGGCCACCTGTGAACGTTCGGGAAAACCTTGCTCCGTGGCCATTTTGGACATCGACGGATTCAAACAATTCAACGATACTTTCGGCCACATTTATGCCGATCGCTTCTTACATAAACTGGCTCAGTTCCTGCGCACCAGTATCCGTCGTTCGGACCTAGTGGTCCGCTTTGGTGGCGACGAGTTTGTTATTCTCCTGCCGGCCACCAGTGTCTACCAGGCGGTGCGTGCCCTTAGGCGCCTGAAACACACCATGGACGAGGACTTTCTCGTTGACACCCCTCTGCTTTCGGTTTCCATCGGGATTTCCACCTTCCCAGAGCCGGCCCGGACCAAGGAAGAATTGTTGGAACAGGCAGACCGTGCCCTCTACAGGGCCAAACAAGAAAAGAACAACATTGTCCACTTCGAAGAGGGACCTGTTACGTAA
- a CDS encoding uracil-DNA glycosylase, with product MACNRCVLRQGCRGVVFGEGNPHSKLMFIGEAPGATEDQLGRPFVGRAGQLLTRIIKAMGYEREEVYITNINKCRPPQNRTPYPDEVAACYPYLQAQLRIIAPQVIVCLGAHASKALIDPDFRISKQRGQWYELEGIKLMPTYHPAALLRNPQLKRPVWDDMKQVMALLESL from the coding sequence ATGGCCTGTAACCGATGTGTTCTGCGCCAAGGATGTAGGGGGGTGGTCTTTGGGGAGGGAAATCCCCACAGTAAGCTGATGTTTATAGGCGAAGCCCCCGGTGCAACGGAAGACCAGTTGGGACGTCCCTTTGTAGGCCGGGCCGGTCAGCTTTTGACGAGAATCATCAAGGCCATGGGCTACGAGAGGGAAGAGGTGTACATAACTAACATTAATAAATGTAGACCTCCGCAGAATCGGACGCCCTATCCCGATGAAGTGGCGGCCTGTTACCCCTATTTGCAGGCACAACTTCGCATAATCGCGCCGCAGGTCATCGTGTGCCTGGGCGCCCACGCCTCCAAGGCCTTAATCGATCCGGACTTTCGCATTAGCAAGCAGCGGGGACAATGGTATGAACTGGAAGGGATCAAGCTGATGCCCACTTATCATCCGGCGGCCCTGTTACGGAACCCACAACTAAAAAGACCGGTCTGGGATGATATGAAACAAGTGATGGCTCTACTAGAATCACTGTAA
- a CDS encoding helix-turn-helix transcriptional regulator encodes MLNENIKAIRKAKGLTQEELAIKLNVVRQTVSKWEKGLSVPDAEMLMSLSEVLETPVSTLLGETIDPPKVDDLKVISEKLEVINTQLAQIRGARRKILHWLCISLCAATLIAFVVLIVADSPYLAWDYSDPETAVLGVGFHILEWLFVRIAPFALIGAVVGAFLTRKKT; translated from the coding sequence ATGCTAAATGAAAACATCAAGGCGATCAGAAAAGCAAAAGGACTTACCCAGGAAGAGCTTGCCATCAAGCTAAATGTAGTTCGGCAGACAGTCTCTAAATGGGAAAAAGGCTTGTCAGTTCCTGATGCCGAGATGTTGATGTCCCTATCGGAAGTACTTGAAACACCTGTAAGCACTTTGCTTGGAGAGACTATAGACCCTCCCAAGGTGGATGACTTAAAGGTGATATCCGAAAAACTTGAGGTCATAAACACGCAGCTTGCTCAAATTAGGGGGGCTAGGCGTAAAATTCTTCATTGGCTTTGTATTTCACTATGTGCAGCTACATTAATTGCTTTTGTGGTTTTGATAGTGGCCGATAGTCCTTACTTGGCCTGGGACTATAGCGACCCCGAAACCGCAGTTCTTGGAGTGGGATTCCACATTCTTGAGTGGTTATTCGTCCGAATAGCTCCCTTTGCATTGATTGGGGCAGTTGTTGGAGCCTTCTTAACTCGGAAAAAGACATAA
- a CDS encoding copper amine oxidase N-terminal domain-containing protein, producing the protein MRRRLFLLAVVTCCLGFGSVCTANLEIQSSGPIFVLEAEVPYPDLSLVVVGDLTGDGRPEIILAADSEVVVLDQLLQPITSYMFSAPITALDVGEIDGYPALIVGSSGPGTVHYLRLQGDRLYQVSRTGYLWSRISFVAVANITGLYGDDLVTITENGQLILFTWDGKSFRSVVEDTLPFTPKQVTVGNLGNTPEEELIIARDNWLQVLTFTDGAFVPVWDNYAWGNITHISVLPGKQPSQLVVGTTEQIIQTYLYQGGRFQLQSHFFGENLSLRGFSPCELGLGQFTVVGYADDRNPVLLRASGNQMIDLWTNRNTGFTIRGVYSIGEDTLVISTDDTVQIWRKRPVNFHTIFLNGVSYQTQYPGLVAYDTIYLSLTDIGHLVGIDFSFVEPEPVVKVPYWHQFLTLYEGVWQVFVGPKTIPLDGPVLHYDGQVYLPASSLEQIFGLSVNWDHSRRILRIERDTLRLDADSSEG; encoded by the coding sequence ATGCGGCGGAGACTGTTCCTACTGGCGGTGGTGACCTGTTGTTTGGGTTTTGGAAGTGTCTGCACTGCCAATTTGGAGATCCAAAGCAGTGGTCCCATTTTTGTTTTGGAAGCGGAAGTCCCGTATCCCGATCTTAGCCTTGTGGTGGTCGGAGATCTTACCGGCGACGGCCGCCCTGAGATCATCTTGGCCGCTGACAGTGAAGTCGTGGTTCTGGACCAACTTCTGCAGCCCATCACATCCTACATGTTTTCAGCCCCCATCACCGCTTTAGATGTAGGGGAGATCGATGGGTACCCGGCCCTTATCGTTGGTAGCAGCGGGCCTGGTACAGTTCATTACCTGAGGCTCCAGGGAGATAGATTATACCAGGTTTCTCGCACCGGCTACCTGTGGTCCCGGATATCCTTTGTCGCAGTAGCCAATATCACCGGCCTTTACGGTGATGACTTGGTAACCATCACCGAAAACGGGCAACTGATACTTTTTACCTGGGACGGCAAGAGCTTTCGCTCTGTGGTGGAGGACACCTTGCCCTTTACACCGAAGCAGGTGACGGTGGGGAATCTTGGCAACACCCCCGAAGAAGAACTGATCATCGCCCGGGATAATTGGTTACAGGTCCTCACCTTTACCGATGGTGCCTTTGTCCCGGTTTGGGATAATTATGCTTGGGGAAACATCACCCACATTAGCGTTCTGCCGGGGAAACAGCCCTCCCAATTGGTAGTTGGCACCACTGAACAGATTATCCAGACCTATCTGTACCAAGGGGGCAGGTTTCAGCTTCAGAGTCACTTCTTCGGCGAAAACTTGAGTCTGCGAGGGTTTTCCCCTTGTGAACTGGGGCTAGGACAATTCACCGTGGTGGGCTATGCCGATGATCGCAACCCGGTTTTGCTAAGGGCTTCGGGAAATCAAATGATAGACCTTTGGACCAATCGCAACACCGGCTTCACTATCCGCGGTGTCTATAGCATCGGGGAGGACACCCTGGTGATCAGCACCGATGACACGGTTCAAATCTGGCGCAAACGACCGGTAAACTTCCACACTATCTTTCTGAACGGGGTTTCCTATCAGACCCAGTATCCGGGGCTAGTAGCCTATGACACCATCTATTTGTCCCTGACGGATATCGGCCACTTGGTAGGGATCGATTTCAGCTTTGTTGAACCAGAACCAGTGGTGAAAGTCCCCTACTGGCACCAGTTTCTCACCCTGTACGAAGGTGTCTGGCAGGTATTCGTGGGGCCGAAGACAATCCCCCTGGACGGTCCGGTGCTTCACTACGATGGCCAAGTCTACTTACCCGCATCAAGCCTGGAGCAGATCTTTGGTCTTTCGGTAAACTGGGATCATAGCCGCAGGATCCTGAGGATCGAAAGGGACACGCTCCGGTTGGACGCGGATTCATCCGAAGGGTAA
- a CDS encoding MoxR family ATPase, producing MNPQEVQAWANQIEENIALVIVGKTDAIELLLVALLCEGHILVEDVPGVGKTMLARSLAASLGCKFSRIQFTPDLLPSDITGVSVFNQKTNDFEFRPGPVMSQILLADEVNRATPRTQSSLLEAMEERTVTVDGTTYPLPRPFLVIATQNPVEYEGTFPLPEAQLDRFFLRIELGYPTEEEEHEILLRLQRQHPIEQLTAVTDQETIRRMQQVIKEIYVEESVRQYIVNLVRATRQHRDIALGVSPRGTLALFKASQALAGIRGRDYVIPDDVKTLAINVLAHRIILRSESQLRGTTDRDVIADLLNTVAIDLEK from the coding sequence ATTAACCCACAGGAAGTACAAGCTTGGGCAAACCAAATTGAAGAGAATATCGCACTGGTCATCGTGGGCAAGACCGACGCCATCGAATTGCTGTTGGTGGCACTTTTGTGCGAGGGCCACATCCTGGTGGAAGACGTGCCAGGGGTCGGCAAGACAATGCTAGCCCGATCTTTAGCGGCCAGTCTCGGCTGCAAGTTCAGCAGAATTCAGTTTACTCCCGACCTCTTGCCTTCGGATATTACTGGAGTATCGGTTTTCAACCAAAAAACCAACGATTTCGAGTTCCGACCCGGGCCCGTGATGTCCCAGATCCTTTTAGCTGACGAGGTCAACCGGGCCACGCCCAGAACCCAGTCCAGTTTACTAGAAGCCATGGAAGAGCGCACGGTCACGGTGGATGGAACCACCTATCCGTTACCTCGCCCTTTCCTCGTCATCGCCACCCAAAACCCAGTGGAATACGAGGGTACCTTTCCACTACCCGAGGCGCAACTGGACCGTTTCTTCCTCCGAATCGAACTTGGTTACCCGACAGAGGAGGAAGAACACGAGATCCTACTGAGGCTTCAAAGGCAACATCCCATTGAACAGCTCACCGCGGTGACCGATCAGGAAACGATTCGCAGAATGCAACAGGTGATCAAAGAAATCTATGTAGAAGAATCGGTTCGTCAATACATTGTCAACCTGGTGAGAGCCACTCGCCAACATCGCGATATTGCACTAGGAGTCAGCCCACGGGGCACTTTGGCCCTATTCAAGGCTAGCCAGGCCCTGGCGGGTATACGGGGGAGGGATTACGTCATACCGGATGATGTGAAGACTTTGGCCATCAACGTCTTGGCCCACCGGATCATCTTGAGGTCGGAAAGTCAGTTGCGGGGCACCACAGATCGGGATGTCATTGCGGATCTCTTAAATACGGTAGCAATTGATTTGGAAAAGTAG
- the dut gene encoding dUTP diphosphatase → MNPTLKVKLLSPEAKLPEYAHEGDAGLDLFSVDETVIAPGEVAAVGTGISIELPPNTEGQVRPRSGLALKHQITVLNSPGTIDQGYRGEIKVLLFNCGKEPFSVTKGMKIAQLVVAPVHRVKVETTDSLSDTARQDGGFGSTGL, encoded by the coding sequence ATGAACCCAACGTTGAAGGTCAAATTGCTCTCACCCGAGGCAAAACTTCCCGAATACGCCCATGAGGGCGATGCGGGATTGGATCTTTTTTCCGTCGACGAAACCGTTATCGCTCCAGGAGAAGTTGCAGCGGTAGGAACGGGCATCAGCATTGAACTGCCCCCGAATACAGAGGGACAAGTGAGGCCGCGGAGTGGTTTGGCTTTGAAACATCAGATTACCGTGCTAAATAGCCCGGGGACCATTGACCAGGGGTACCGGGGTGAGATCAAAGTATTGTTGTTCAATTGCGGCAAGGAACCCTTTAGTGTTACTAAGGGAATGAAGATCGCCCAACTGGTGGTAGCCCCAGTCCATCGGGTCAAGGTGGAGACTACGGATTCATTAAGTGATACAGCACGTCAAGATGGGGGATTTGGTTCCACCGGTCTTTAG
- the thiT gene encoding energy-coupled thiamine transporter ThiT: MQRLNSSDRTLVIVEVAVMVALATVLGFLRIYRMPYGGSISLEMVPIFILALRRGGVVGVVAGGVFGLLQLLIDPFFVHPIQVIVDYPLAFAAIGLAGFFQKQPWLGLAVGTAGRYLAHVVSGIVFFGSQAPEGTPALVYSLSYNAMYILPSLVVSGVVVGLLNRVVKSGLKA, from the coding sequence ATGCAAAGACTAAACAGCTCTGACCGAACACTGGTCATCGTGGAAGTGGCCGTAATGGTCGCCCTTGCTACCGTACTGGGTTTTCTGCGGATTTATCGGATGCCCTATGGAGGCTCCATCTCCTTGGAAATGGTACCCATTTTCATCCTGGCTCTGCGCCGGGGTGGCGTGGTCGGGGTTGTGGCCGGAGGAGTCTTTGGCCTACTCCAGCTGCTGATCGACCCATTCTTCGTGCACCCGATACAGGTAATTGTGGACTATCCTTTGGCCTTCGCCGCCATCGGCCTGGCAGGATTCTTCCAGAAGCAGCCTTGGCTGGGCTTGGCTGTGGGCACCGCCGGTCGATATTTGGCCCACGTAGTCTCAGGAATAGTATTCTTCGGCAGCCAGGCCCCTGAGGGGACACCGGCCCTGGTCTATTCCTTGTCATACAACGCCATGTATATCCTTCCCAGCCTAGTGGTCTCGGGAGTGGTGGTCGGCCTGCTAAACCGAGTGGTAAAATCCGGACTTAAAGCGTAA
- a CDS encoding ECF transporter S component, whose translation MVLTGILLALTVVFQYTSRFFSQYVTGSAVNAMLFLTTAIVGTWSGVIVGCFTPIVALTLGIMGRPEMVPFIAIGNGLLCLVYGFLRKVNELAAYLVSVVVKFVWLAFSVRYLVSLFGFKAPAPLIQMMTFPQLITGLLGAVVAFSALTVLQKHLNLKRLG comes from the coding sequence ATAGTCCTCACCGGTATTCTTTTGGCACTAACCGTAGTCTTCCAGTACACATCGCGCTTCTTTTCGCAATACGTTACAGGATCAGCGGTCAACGCCATGTTGTTCCTGACCACAGCCATTGTGGGCACCTGGTCGGGGGTGATAGTCGGGTGCTTTACCCCCATCGTTGCGCTTACCTTGGGCATCATGGGAAGACCCGAAATGGTCCCCTTCATCGCCATTGGCAATGGTCTCCTTTGTTTAGTCTATGGGTTCCTGCGCAAAGTAAATGAACTTGCCGCTTATCTGGTATCAGTTGTGGTCAAATTTGTCTGGTTAGCCTTTTCTGTCCGCTACCTAGTCAGTCTATTCGGGTTCAAGGCACCAGCACCCTTGATCCAGATGATGACCTTCCCGCAGCTGATCACCGGTCTGCTGGGAGCCGTGGTGGCCTTTTCAGCCCTGACCGTTTTGCAGAAGCACCTAAACTTGAAACGACTGGGATAA